A stretch of the Nicotiana tabacum cultivar K326 chromosome 6, ASM71507v2, whole genome shotgun sequence genome encodes the following:
- the LOC107795917 gene encoding peroxisome biogenesis protein 3-2-like, whose translation MWEFWRRHKRKVYVTLGVIGSGYLLFKLYDGHRRRLSDLERELADERRNEELIRSQVKAHFENIQGIADSTTLPHVMRNLRSRIEEELDLALLTERLMKGKDQPNSLTAAEKLELWERLKILTFTRIVLSLWATTVLSLYIRVQVNILGRHLYIDTARGLGTSCQLDEADLIDRDDEQQFLASADYLTNVGLPALISSFETAASEVLKGKQLKDFFNTTLLHDTVLRILDTFMSLGSPHHWLGFLMPEHFKLYNSAATFSSGNTEPSPSSKFEQLMLEARTVLSSSEFENILDLSLKTAVDVMMEDVTVLCGETNLKLGIPLAKLLPRLAHMSRILLEESNRNRYIQVVQDMPVVEMFFTLLYASTPTS comes from the exons ATGTG GGAGTTTTGGAGAAGGCATAAGAGGAAGGTATATGTTACACTTGGAGTTATTGGAAGTGGGTACCTTTTGTTCAAGCTGTATGACGGACACAGGCGACGTCTCTCTGATCTTGAGAGGGAACTCGCggatgaaagaagaaatgaggaacTCATTAGATCCCA GGTTAAGGCACATTTTGAGAACATTCAAGGAATAGCTGATTCAACAACATTGCCTCATGTAATGCGGAATTTAAGAAGTCGAATAGAAGAAGAATTGGACCTTGCTCTCTTGACGGAGAGGTTGATGAAAGGAAAAGACCAGCCAAATAGTCTAACAGCTGCAGAGAAGCTCGAGCTGTGGGAGAGACTCAAAATTTTAA CGTTTACCAGAATTGTGTTGTCTCTTTGGGCAACCACAGTGCTAAGCTTGTATATTAGAGTTCAAGTCAACATATTAGGGAGACATCTTTATATCGATACTGCACGTGGCCTTGGAACCTCTTGTCAACTT GATGAAGCTGATCTAATTGACAGAGATGACGAGCAGCAGTTTCTTGCCAGTGCAGACTATCTTACTAATGTTGGCCTTCCTGCCTTGATTTCAAGTTTTGAAACTGCAGCATCTGAAGTTCTAAAAGG AAAACAGTTGAAGGATTTCTTCAACACAACTTTACTGCATGATACTGTTCTGCGGATATTGGACACCTTCATGAGCTTGGGAAGCCCTCATCACTGGCTGGGCTTTTTGATGCCAGAGCACTTTAAACTATATAACTCTGCAGCAACCTTTAGTAGTGGTAATACAGAACCTTCTCCTTCATCCAAATTCGAACAACTTATGCTGGAGGCACGGACCGTTTTGTCAAG CTCTGAATTTGAGAATATTCTGGATTTGTCACTTAAAACGGCAGTGGATGTGATGATGGAAGACGTGACTGTCCTGTGCGGGGAAACCAATTTAAAATTAGGCATTCCATTAGCTAAACTTCTACCACGACTCGCTCATATGAGTCGTATCCTGCTTGAAGAATCCAATCGGAACAGGTATATCCAAGTTGTCCAAGACATGCCAGTAGTAGAAATGTTCTTCACCTTGTTATATGCAAGCACACCAACTTCATAG